The following proteins are co-located in the Triticum aestivum cultivar Chinese Spring chromosome 1A, IWGSC CS RefSeq v2.1, whole genome shotgun sequence genome:
- the LOC123180297 gene encoding 30S ribosomal protein S16-2, chloroplastic/mitochondrial isoform X2, whose protein sequence is MVVRIRLARFGCRNRPFYRVMAADSRSPRDGKHLEVLGYYNPLPGKDGGKRMGLKFDRVKYWLSVGAQPSDPVQRILFRAGVLPPPPLLAMGRKGGPRDRSPIHPMTGSPLDLEGVTIVNDPNAAEELASPAGF, encoded by the exons ATGGTGGTGCGGATCCGGCTCGCGCGGTTCGGCTGCCGGAACCGGCCCTTTTACCGTGTCATGGCCGCCGATAGCCGCTCCCCGCGAGACGGCAAGCACCTCGAGGTCCTCGGCTACTACAACCCGCTCCCCG GGAAGGATGGTGGCAAGAGGATGGGGCTCAAGTTCGACCGGGTCAA GTACTGGCTGTCTGTTGGGGCACAGCCATCAGATCCCGTTCAGCGTATCCTCTTCCGCGCTGGTGTTCTGCCTCCACCTCCATTGCTAGCTATGGGCCGGAAGGGTGGGCCACGTGACAGAAGCCCTATTCATCCGATGACTGGCAGCCCTTTGGATCTTGAGGGTGTCACAATTGTTAATGATCCCAATGCTGCTGAAG AGTTAGCCAGCCCAGCCGGCTTCTGA
- the LOC123180297 gene encoding 30S ribosomal protein S16-2, chloroplastic/mitochondrial isoform X1, which translates to MVVRIRLARFGCRNRPFYRVMAADSRSPRDGKHLEVLGYYNPLPGKDGGKRMGLKFDRVKYWLSVGAQPSDPVQRILFRAGVLPPPPLLAMGRKGGPRDRSPIHPMTGSPLDLEGVTIVNDPNAAEGDAEEPTEPSLES; encoded by the exons ATGGTGGTGCGGATCCGGCTCGCGCGGTTCGGCTGCCGGAACCGGCCCTTTTACCGTGTCATGGCCGCCGATAGCCGCTCCCCGCGAGACGGCAAGCACCTCGAGGTCCTCGGCTACTACAACCCGCTCCCCG GGAAGGATGGTGGCAAGAGGATGGGGCTCAAGTTCGACCGGGTCAA GTACTGGCTGTCTGTTGGGGCACAGCCATCAGATCCCGTTCAGCGTATCCTCTTCCGCGCTGGTGTTCTGCCTCCACCTCCATTGCTAGCTATGGGCCGGAAGGGTGGGCCACGTGACAGAAGCCCTATTCATCCGATGACTGGCAGCCCTTTGGATCTTGAGGGTGTCACAATTGTTAATGATCCCAATGCTGCTGAAGGTGACGCTGAAGAACCTACAGAACCTTCATTGGAG AGTTAG